One genomic segment of Mycolicibacterium neworleansense includes these proteins:
- a CDS encoding AI-2E family transporter gives MSPDPVADEAVTPFVRKVAAWSWRLLVILGAVVALLWLIKHLEVIVVPVALATMVAALLLPAVDFMDRRGAPRGAAVALVLLASFAVVGGILSFVISQFIEGAPQLVEQVTRSIDGLRNWLINGPLQLSKEQIDQAGNTAIDALQRNQEKLTTGALSTAGTLTELLTGALLVLFTLIFLLQGGRNIFAFVTKVFPTHVRERVRDAGRAGFHSLGGYMRATFLVALVDAVGIGTGLAIMGIPLALPLASLVFMGAFVPLVGAVVAGFVAVVVALLAKGFVYALITLGLIIAVQQLEGHVLQPLVMGRAVSIHPLAVVLAIAGGGVLAGIVGALLAVPTVAFINSSTRVLLAENPEAEEAELSESEGVVVEE, from the coding sequence ATGTCACCGGATCCTGTTGCTGATGAGGCCGTCACGCCGTTCGTCCGCAAGGTCGCTGCCTGGTCATGGCGCCTGCTGGTCATCCTGGGCGCCGTCGTGGCATTGCTATGGCTGATCAAACACCTTGAGGTCATCGTGGTGCCGGTGGCGCTGGCCACCATGGTGGCGGCGTTGCTGCTGCCCGCCGTCGACTTCATGGACCGCCGCGGCGCGCCGCGCGGCGCCGCCGTGGCGCTGGTGTTGCTCGCCAGTTTCGCGGTGGTGGGCGGCATCCTGAGCTTCGTCATCTCCCAATTCATCGAGGGTGCACCGCAACTGGTGGAACAGGTGACCCGAAGCATCGACGGGCTGCGCAACTGGCTGATCAACGGTCCGCTGCAACTGAGCAAGGAGCAGATCGACCAGGCCGGCAACACCGCGATCGATGCGCTGCAGCGCAACCAGGAGAAGCTCACCACCGGTGCGTTGTCCACCGCGGGCACCCTCACCGAACTGCTCACCGGCGCGCTGCTGGTGCTGTTCACGCTGATCTTCCTGCTGCAGGGCGGGCGCAACATCTTCGCGTTCGTCACCAAGGTGTTTCCGACCCATGTGCGCGAACGGGTCCGTGACGCCGGCCGGGCCGGCTTCCACTCGCTGGGCGGTTACATGCGGGCGACGTTCCTGGTGGCCCTGGTCGATGCGGTGGGCATCGGTACCGGCCTGGCGATCATGGGTATCCCGCTGGCCCTGCCGCTGGCCTCGCTGGTGTTCATGGGCGCCTTCGTCCCGCTGGTCGGTGCGGTCGTCGCCGGATTCGTGGCGGTGGTGGTGGCACTGCTGGCCAAGGGCTTCGTCTACGCCCTGATCACGCTCGGCCTGATCATCGCGGTGCAGCAGCTGGAGGGCCATGTGCTGCAACCACTGGTGATGGGCCGTGCGGTGTCGATCCACCCGCTGGCGGTGGTGTTGGCAATCGCCGGCGGTGGCGTGCTGGCCGGCATCGTCGGGGCCCTGCTCGCGGTGCCCACGGTGGCGTTCATCAACAGCTCGACACGGGTGCTGCTAGCGGAGAATCCCGAGGCCGAGGAGGCCGAACTGTCGGAGTCGGAGGGCGTCGTCGTCGAGGAATAA